From Longimicrobiaceae bacterium, the proteins below share one genomic window:
- the purH gene encoding bifunctional phosphoribosylaminoimidazolecarboxamide formyltransferase/IMP cyclohydrolase has protein sequence MNKRMPRALLSVSNKAGLVPFAGELSRRGWELLSTGGTARALREAGLTVTDVSEVTGHPEIMDGRVKTLHPAVHAGLLGRRGHPGDEAQMAELGYAPIDMVVVNLYPFQETVAREGVTREEAIEQIDIGGPSMLRSAAKNHESVWVVCDPDDYSRVLEALDDEQDAALALRRELAVRVFAHTSAYDAAIAAYLGSSTVREQTPDAASEQASDAAPALPSTLQLGLARVQNLRYGENPDQAAAFYRDRSASGGFPQARQLNGKALSYINLLDADAAVTAVSAWTPGEIAACCIVKHATPCGVAVGSSVGEAYRKALATDPVSAFGSVIAFNRAVDLEAAELMRGNFIEVIVAPGFAPEAVELLTERKNLRLLELPEGGSEGILDLRTVRGGVLVQERMRMDFPEEGWRVVTRRAPEAGEWEDLRFAWRAIATVKSNAILIAREGATLGIGAGQMSRVDASRIAVMKAGDQGHDLKGAALASDAFFPFRDGVDAAASAGISAIIQPGGSVRDEEVIAAADEHGLAMVFTGRRLFRH, from the coding sequence GTGAATAAACGCATGCCGCGCGCATTGCTGAGCGTATCGAACAAGGCCGGACTCGTGCCTTTCGCGGGAGAGTTGAGCCGGCGGGGATGGGAGCTGCTTTCGACGGGAGGAACGGCCCGCGCGCTGCGGGAGGCGGGGCTGACCGTCACCGACGTCAGCGAGGTGACGGGCCACCCGGAGATCATGGACGGGCGGGTGAAGACCCTGCACCCGGCGGTGCACGCCGGTCTGCTGGGGCGTCGCGGGCATCCGGGGGACGAGGCGCAGATGGCGGAGCTCGGCTACGCCCCGATCGACATGGTGGTCGTCAACCTCTACCCATTCCAGGAGACGGTCGCCCGCGAAGGGGTGACCCGGGAGGAAGCGATCGAGCAGATCGATATCGGCGGGCCCTCGATGCTCCGCTCGGCCGCGAAGAACCACGAGAGCGTCTGGGTGGTGTGTGACCCCGACGACTACTCCCGCGTGCTGGAGGCGCTGGACGATGAGCAGGACGCGGCGCTCGCTCTCCGGCGCGAGCTGGCGGTACGGGTCTTTGCGCACACCTCGGCATACGACGCCGCCATCGCTGCGTACCTGGGGTCCTCGACCGTCCGGGAGCAGACCCCTGACGCGGCTTCGGAACAGGCGTCGGATGCAGCCCCGGCGCTGCCGTCGACCCTGCAGCTCGGGCTGGCGCGTGTGCAGAATCTCCGGTATGGCGAGAACCCCGATCAGGCGGCGGCCTTCTACCGGGATCGCTCCGCCAGCGGCGGCTTCCCGCAGGCTCGACAGCTAAACGGCAAGGCACTCTCGTACATCAACCTGCTGGACGCGGATGCGGCAGTGACCGCGGTTTCGGCCTGGACGCCGGGGGAGATCGCGGCCTGCTGCATCGTGAAGCACGCCACGCCGTGCGGGGTCGCGGTCGGGTCGAGTGTGGGCGAGGCGTACCGGAAGGCGCTCGCAACCGATCCGGTGAGCGCGTTCGGCTCCGTCATCGCCTTCAACCGCGCGGTGGACCTCGAAGCCGCGGAGCTGATGCGCGGGAACTTCATTGAGGTGATCGTCGCGCCGGGATTCGCGCCGGAAGCGGTGGAGCTGCTCACCGAACGCAAGAACCTGCGCCTCCTCGAGCTCCCCGAAGGCGGCAGCGAGGGCATCCTCGACCTCCGCACGGTTCGTGGAGGGGTGCTGGTGCAGGAGCGGATGCGGATGGACTTCCCGGAGGAGGGGTGGAGGGTCGTTACTCGGCGGGCGCCGGAGGCGGGGGAGTGGGAGGACCTGCGCTTCGCCTGGCGGGCGATCGCCACGGTTAAATCGAACGCGATCCTGATCGCGCGCGAGGGCGCGACCCTGGGAATCGGGGCGGGGCAGATGAGCCGCGTCGACGCCTCTCGCATTGCCGTGATGAAGGCGGGGGACCAGGGGCACGACCTGAAGGGAGCAGCGCTCGCCTCCGACGCTTTCTTCCCCTTCCGTGATGGGGTGGATGCCGCGGCCTCCGCCGGGATTTCCGCGATCATCCAGCCGGGCGGCTCCGTGCGCGACGAGGAGGTCATCGCCGCCGCCGACGAGCACGGACTGGCGATGGTCTTTACCGGGCGGCGGTTGTTCCGGCATTGA
- the gltX gene encoding glutamate--tRNA ligase, giving the protein MSAGSAPRFRFAPSPTGQLHVGNARTAILNWLLARHHGGAFVLRIEDTDVERNVADAETAILEDLRWLGMDWDEGPEVGGPYGPYRQSERVEEHRAAAEALLRSGNAYVCTCPPAPETGAERRERCPCADRGDIEWRPGTSVRFRVPDREVRVVDQVRGEVVFPAGSIEDFVLLRGNGRATYNLAVTVDDAAMRITHVVRAVDHLTNTPKQLLIYGALGKEPPVFAHIPLILGEDRQKLSKRHGATSVGEHRQLGFMPEALFNYLSLLSWSSPSGEEYLPRERLIEEVDLGRVGSSDAIFDREKLRWLSSRYIQELPTEVLAERLRDFLNPERFGLAPEQMTSVAELLRKRISILSEAEGQLASFLNPLAGERRAAREAALADPAARQAITAVRARLEALPEWTEADVDAAIRGAGKDIGIRGRALFQPVRLALTGEEHGPELGRVAYLLGRERALARLKVE; this is encoded by the coding sequence ATGAGCGCTGGCTCCGCTCCTCGCTTTCGCTTCGCCCCCAGTCCGACGGGGCAGCTGCACGTCGGCAACGCGCGCACCGCCATCCTCAACTGGCTGCTCGCGCGGCATCATGGTGGCGCCTTCGTGCTGCGCATCGAAGACACCGACGTGGAGCGGAACGTGGCGGACGCGGAAACCGCGATCCTGGAGGACCTCCGCTGGCTGGGGATGGACTGGGACGAGGGGCCGGAGGTGGGTGGCCCTTACGGGCCCTACCGCCAGAGCGAGCGGGTGGAGGAGCACCGCGCGGCGGCGGAGGCGCTGCTACGAAGCGGGAACGCCTACGTCTGCACCTGTCCTCCTGCTCCCGAGACGGGAGCGGAGCGTCGGGAGCGCTGCCCCTGCGCCGATCGCGGCGATATCGAGTGGCGGCCGGGGACGAGTGTGCGCTTCCGCGTGCCCGATCGGGAGGTTCGCGTCGTCGACCAGGTGAGGGGGGAGGTGGTGTTCCCGGCAGGGAGCATAGAGGATTTCGTGCTCCTGCGTGGCAACGGTCGCGCGACCTACAATCTCGCGGTCACGGTCGACGACGCAGCCATGCGGATCACCCACGTCGTCCGCGCCGTCGATCATCTCACCAACACGCCCAAGCAACTCCTGATCTACGGGGCGCTAGGCAAAGAGCCGCCCGTCTTCGCCCATATTCCCTTGATCCTGGGCGAGGATCGTCAGAAGCTGTCCAAGCGGCACGGCGCGACTTCCGTTGGAGAGCATCGCCAGCTGGGCTTCATGCCCGAGGCGCTGTTCAACTACCTCTCCCTGTTGTCCTGGTCCTCGCCTAGTGGCGAGGAGTATCTGCCGCGGGAGCGACTGATCGAGGAGGTCGACCTCGGGCGTGTCGGCAGCAGCGACGCGATCTTCGATCGTGAGAAGCTGCGCTGGTTGTCATCGAGGTACATCCAGGAGCTTCCGACGGAAGTGCTGGCGGAGCGCCTGCGCGACTTTCTGAATCCGGAGCGCTTCGGGCTTGCGCCCGAGCAGATGACGTCCGTCGCCGAGCTCCTGCGCAAGCGCATCTCCATCCTCTCCGAGGCGGAGGGGCAGCTCGCCTCCTTTCTCAACCCGCTCGCGGGAGAGCGCCGCGCCGCCCGGGAGGCGGCCCTCGCGGATCCCGCCGCGCGGCAGGCGATCACGGCTGTTCGTGCCCGGCTCGAGGCCCTTCCGGAGTGGACCGAAGCGGACGTCGACGCGGCCATCCGTGGTGCCGGCAAGGACATCGGAATCAGGGGGCGAGCCCTCTTCCAACCGGTCCGTCTGGCGCTCACCGGCGAGGAGCATGGACCCGAGCTCGGGCGGGTGGCGTACCTACTGGGGAGGGAGCGGGCGCTGGCGCGGTTGAAGGTGGAATAA
- a CDS encoding tetratricopeptide repeat protein: MRFSRGLVLTLAIGLVAGACAAGSAGGGGPSVSPTGKTYPPGTRPSESRYTTPIKLYIAQGQFEQALQEAQQAVAADSANPQHYFLLGQAYVGVDNYAAADSVWKIAERIYPAYELQIEPERENAWAEAFNEGVNAYNANDTQTARQAWERANTIFKKRPEAFQNLAAIYTQEGNYQEAITAYRAALESVDSLPASRVLEEAEVAERQEAKASIQENLAELLLFTNQYAEAEALFRQQLEADPENVALQGKLAAAIAAQEGRAAEAQAMYNELLGRSDLDPATLMEIGVALFQAQDYPRAAQAFERVTQARPNARDAWYNLANALYAAESWQELVPVGERLIELDPLNYDASLILARAYRDSGQNEKALAELERMEAAPIKLQKLETRQGSNQTTVRGEVIGNQAAQGTQVQLQFTFYGEGGTQIGTQMATIQAPAKDTTAPLEVSIQTQTPAVGYSYTLVN, encoded by the coding sequence ATGAGATTTAGTCGAGGACTGGTTCTCACGCTGGCAATCGGGCTCGTCGCCGGCGCCTGTGCGGCGGGGAGCGCCGGTGGTGGCGGGCCGTCCGTCTCGCCGACCGGCAAGACCTATCCTCCAGGGACGCGCCCCTCGGAGAGCAGGTACACGACGCCGATCAAGCTGTACATCGCGCAGGGTCAGTTCGAGCAGGCGCTCCAGGAGGCGCAGCAGGCAGTCGCCGCTGACTCGGCGAACCCGCAGCACTACTTCCTCCTGGGACAGGCGTACGTGGGCGTGGACAACTACGCCGCGGCCGACTCGGTGTGGAAGATCGCCGAGCGGATCTACCCGGCCTACGAGCTCCAGATCGAGCCGGAGCGGGAGAACGCCTGGGCGGAGGCCTTCAACGAAGGGGTGAACGCCTACAACGCGAACGATACCCAGACCGCCAGGCAGGCCTGGGAGCGGGCGAATACGATCTTCAAGAAGCGCCCCGAGGCCTTCCAGAATCTGGCCGCCATCTACACGCAGGAGGGCAACTACCAGGAGGCCATCACGGCCTACCGCGCCGCGCTCGAATCGGTCGACTCGTTGCCCGCGTCCCGGGTGCTCGAGGAGGCGGAGGTCGCCGAGCGTCAGGAGGCCAAGGCCAGCATCCAGGAGAACCTGGCGGAGCTGCTCCTCTTCACCAACCAGTATGCCGAGGCAGAGGCTCTCTTCCGCCAGCAGCTTGAGGCGGATCCCGAGAATGTCGCTCTGCAAGGCAAGCTCGCCGCCGCCATCGCCGCCCAGGAGGGGCGCGCCGCGGAGGCGCAGGCGATGTACAATGAGCTGCTCGGCCGCAGCGACCTGGACCCGGCTACCTTGATGGAAATCGGGGTCGCGCTCTTCCAGGCGCAGGACTACCCTCGGGCCGCGCAGGCTTTCGAGCGGGTGACGCAGGCCCGGCCGAATGCACGCGACGCCTGGTACAACCTCGCGAACGCGCTGTACGCCGCCGAGAGCTGGCAGGAGCTGGTGCCCGTTGGTGAGCGGCTGATCGAGCTGGACCCGCTCAACTACGACGCCTCGCTCATCCTCGCTCGGGCATACCGCGACTCGGGCCAGAATGAGAAGGCGCTGGCCGAGCTGGAGCGGATGGAGGCGGCTCCCATCAAGCTGCAGAAGCTGGAGACCCGGCAGGGCTCCAACCAGACCACCGTGCGGGGCGAGGTGATCGGCAACCAGGCCGCGCAGGGAACGCAGGTGCAGCTGCAGTTCACCTTCTACGGTGAGGGCGGCACGCAGATCGGCACGCAGATGGCGACGATCCAGGCGCCCGCCAAGGACACCACCGCGCCGCTCGAAGTGAGCATCCAGACGCAGACGCCGGCTGTCGGCTACAGCTACACGCTGGTAAACTGA
- a CDS encoding DUF2007 domain-containing protein, which produces MQQCPSCNAEFPDHLAQCPSCGEAVSDEPVYVCERCGEQYSGGDSCPTCGTLRETVMCHLHPDREARYRCVVCGRALCEACRASEGRAALCADHAEVRVIEGWAQVYSATSDFEAQLLRDNLRAEGIDSQIYSQRDRAFSVDLGELSIVRLLVPVWEYERALQVIREHMDSAGEVVFACPSCGEAFDPGAQECASCGAPLA; this is translated from the coding sequence ATGCAGCAGTGTCCCTCGTGTAACGCGGAGTTCCCGGACCACCTCGCGCAGTGTCCGAGTTGCGGAGAGGCCGTCTCCGACGAGCCGGTCTACGTGTGCGAGCGTTGCGGTGAGCAGTACAGCGGAGGAGATTCCTGCCCCACTTGCGGTACGCTGCGGGAAACGGTCATGTGCCACCTCCATCCGGACCGCGAGGCGCGTTACCGCTGCGTGGTGTGTGGACGTGCCCTCTGCGAGGCATGCCGCGCCAGCGAGGGACGGGCGGCACTCTGTGCCGATCATGCCGAGGTACGCGTCATCGAGGGCTGGGCGCAGGTCTACAGCGCCACCTCCGACTTCGAGGCGCAGCTCCTCCGCGACAACCTGCGCGCGGAAGGGATCGATTCCCAGATCTACTCCCAGCGGGATCGGGCCTTCTCGGTGGATCTCGGTGAGCTGAGCATCGTCCGGCTGCTCGTGCCGGTGTGGGAATACGAACGGGCCCTGCAGGTCATCCGGGAGCACATGGACAGCGCGGGGGAAGTGGTCTTCGCCTGTCCCTCGTGCGGAGAGGCGTTCGACCCCGGCGCTCAGGAGTGCGCGAGCTGCGGAGCCCCGCTCGCCTGA
- the der gene encoding ribosome biogenesis GTPase Der, which yields MKLPVVAVVGRPNVGKSTFFNRVVGERIAIVEDRPGVTRDRNFARADWNGRHFYIVDTGGMVEGSDEPMDRLIRQQVLAAIEEADVVVFMVDGKEGPNPLDYAVAERLRRSDRPVLLLVNKVDNLGSPTALQHHDFWDLGLGEPLPVSSLSGKGSGDVLDAIVERLPSAGEAEEEDALRVAVVGVPNVGKSSFVNRLLGEERLVVSEVAGTTRDAIDTPLQYHGRKLIFVDTAGLRRQSRVHESVEYYSALRTERSIERADVCLLLVDATEPIHQQDLRIAQKAWDAGCGLIIVANKWDLVEKDTMTAPNFEKALREKAPFLEWVPIIFTSAVTGLRVQKTLDLVLSVQEQRARRIPTHEVNEVLNQLVTRTRPPQYQGHPVRFYYATQVAIEPPTIVAWTNLPEGVPESYLRYLHNGFRRAWGFMGAPLRIRLKRRGEES from the coding sequence GTGAAGTTACCCGTCGTGGCGGTGGTCGGCCGCCCGAACGTCGGCAAGTCCACCTTCTTCAACCGGGTGGTGGGAGAGCGAATCGCCATCGTCGAGGACCGACCGGGGGTCACCCGGGATCGGAATTTCGCCCGCGCGGACTGGAACGGCCGGCACTTCTATATCGTCGACACTGGCGGGATGGTCGAGGGATCGGACGAGCCGATGGACAGGCTCATCCGCCAGCAGGTGCTGGCCGCCATAGAGGAGGCCGACGTGGTGGTGTTCATGGTGGACGGGAAGGAGGGTCCCAATCCCCTCGACTACGCTGTCGCCGAGCGGCTGCGTCGCTCCGACCGCCCGGTGCTTCTGCTCGTCAACAAGGTGGACAATCTCGGCTCCCCTACCGCACTCCAGCACCACGACTTCTGGGACCTTGGCCTGGGTGAGCCGCTGCCCGTGAGCAGCCTCAGCGGCAAGGGAAGCGGCGATGTGCTCGATGCCATCGTCGAGCGACTGCCGTCGGCTGGCGAGGCGGAGGAGGAGGACGCCCTGCGCGTGGCGGTGGTCGGCGTGCCCAACGTCGGCAAGTCGAGCTTCGTCAATCGCTTGCTGGGCGAGGAGCGGCTGGTGGTATCGGAGGTGGCGGGGACCACCCGGGATGCCATCGACACCCCCCTGCAGTACCACGGCCGAAAGCTCATCTTCGTGGACACCGCGGGGCTGAGACGTCAGTCCCGGGTGCACGAGAGCGTTGAATATTACAGCGCCCTTCGCACCGAGCGCTCCATCGAACGGGCGGACGTCTGCCTGCTCCTCGTGGACGCCACCGAGCCGATCCATCAGCAGGACCTGCGCATCGCGCAGAAGGCGTGGGATGCCGGGTGCGGTCTGATCATCGTGGCCAATAAGTGGGACCTGGTGGAAAAGGACACGATGACTGCGCCCAACTTCGAGAAGGCCCTTCGCGAGAAGGCCCCTTTCCTGGAGTGGGTACCCATCATCTTCACCAGTGCCGTCACGGGGCTGCGCGTGCAGAAGACGCTCGACCTCGTCCTCTCCGTGCAGGAGCAGCGCGCGCGGCGCATCCCCACCCACGAGGTCAACGAAGTCCTGAACCAGTTAGTGACGCGGACGCGTCCGCCGCAGTACCAGGGGCACCCGGTGCGCTTCTACTACGCGACGCAGGTGGCCATCGAGCCCCCCACCATCGTGGCCTGGACCAATCTGCCCGAAGGAGTGCCGGAGAGCTATTTGCGTTACCTCCACAACGGCTTCCGTCGCGCCTGGGGCTTCATGGGAGCGCCGCTCCGGATCCGCCTGAAACGGCGGGGAGAGGAGTCATGA
- the plsY gene encoding glycerol-3-phosphate 1-O-acyltransferase PlsY translates to MIPALLALVSYLLGAIPTSYIAGRWTRGIDLRKHGSGNLGATNTFRVLGARVAAPVMVVDVAKGFLPTLLFPRWDGTPEWSWVLAYGAAAVLGHVFPVYMRFRGGKGVATGAGVFLAIAPRAVLPAVVAWLVVLKLSRMVSLASITAAVTLIAGLLVTEDRLPVLLTGVAISLFVIYAHRSNIRRIMRGEEHRFGGGRARPEPEPRREES, encoded by the coding sequence ATGATTCCCGCGCTCCTGGCGCTCGTCAGCTACCTTCTCGGCGCGATCCCGACCAGCTATATCGCCGGCCGCTGGACGCGCGGGATCGATCTGCGCAAGCACGGGAGCGGGAATCTAGGGGCAACGAACACTTTTCGGGTGCTCGGGGCGCGCGTCGCGGCCCCCGTCATGGTGGTGGACGTGGCCAAGGGCTTCCTGCCCACCCTGCTCTTTCCACGTTGGGACGGCACCCCCGAATGGAGCTGGGTACTGGCGTACGGGGCCGCGGCCGTTCTGGGTCACGTCTTTCCCGTCTACATGCGCTTCCGAGGTGGAAAAGGGGTGGCCACCGGGGCCGGGGTCTTCCTGGCGATCGCGCCGCGAGCCGTCCTGCCGGCGGTGGTCGCCTGGCTGGTGGTGCTGAAGCTCTCGAGGATGGTATCGCTGGCTTCCATTACCGCCGCCGTGACGCTGATCGCGGGCCTGCTCGTCACCGAGGACCGGCTACCGGTGCTGCTGACCGGTGTGGCGATTTCGTTGTTCGTCATCTACGCCCACCGCTCCAACATCCGCCGGATCATGCGCGGGGAGGAGCACCGGTTCGGGGGCGGGCGGGCGCGCCCCGAGCCGGAACCGAGGCGAGAGGAATCATGA
- a CDS encoding NAD(P)H-dependent glycerol-3-phosphate dehydrogenase, protein MSDQRIAVIGAGSWGTALANLLAKKGLQTVLWSYEREVAEAIRLEHRNPRYLSEVVLDPSLQVTDSIPEAVRGASIVVSVSPSHVVRAVMGEAAPYIEEGALVVSASKGIEEHSLLTMDGVLREVLGEAHARRTAFLSGPSFALEVALEYPTAVTMASHDLASARRAQGLFQTDYFRVYTNPDVAGVELGGALKNVIAIAAGVVDGLGYGHNTRAALITRGLAEMTRLGVALGADPLTFAGLAGMGDLILTCTGALSRNHSVGEELGKGRPIDEILAGMTMVAEGVRTSRAARALAARAGIEMPIVEEVYAVLYEGRSPREALENLMLREPKPEQWSQWERRK, encoded by the coding sequence ATGAGCGACCAGCGGATCGCGGTGATCGGTGCCGGGAGCTGGGGAACGGCGCTGGCCAACCTGCTGGCGAAGAAGGGGCTGCAGACCGTCCTCTGGTCGTACGAACGCGAGGTCGCCGAAGCGATCCGTCTGGAGCACCGCAACCCGCGGTACCTGAGCGAGGTGGTCCTCGACCCGTCCCTGCAGGTGACCGACTCGATTCCGGAGGCGGTGCGCGGAGCCTCGATCGTAGTCTCGGTGAGCCCGTCGCACGTGGTGCGAGCGGTGATGGGCGAGGCGGCACCTTATATCGAGGAGGGCGCGTTGGTGGTGAGCGCCTCCAAGGGGATCGAGGAGCATTCGTTGCTCACCATGGATGGCGTCCTGCGGGAGGTGTTGGGAGAGGCGCACGCGCGTCGCACCGCCTTTCTCTCCGGGCCGAGCTTTGCGTTGGAGGTAGCCCTGGAGTACCCCACCGCCGTCACCATGGCGTCGCACGACCTGGCTTCGGCGCGGCGGGCGCAGGGGCTCTTCCAGACCGACTACTTCCGCGTCTACACTAACCCCGACGTTGCGGGGGTCGAGCTCGGCGGGGCGCTGAAGAACGTGATCGCGATCGCCGCGGGCGTAGTGGATGGTCTCGGCTACGGGCACAACACGCGAGCAGCGCTGATCACCCGCGGCCTTGCCGAGATGACGCGTCTGGGCGTGGCGCTCGGAGCGGATCCGCTGACTTTCGCTGGTCTGGCGGGGATGGGGGACCTCATCCTTACCTGCACCGGCGCCCTGAGCCGGAACCACTCAGTCGGCGAGGAGCTGGGGAAGGGGCGGCCGATCGACGAGATTCTGGCGGGCATGACGATGGTGGCCGAGGGTGTGCGCACCTCCCGCGCGGCCCGGGCGCTGGCGGCGCGTGCGGGCATCGAGATGCCGATCGTGGAGGAGGTCTACGCGGTGCTGTACGAGGGGCGATCGCCGCGGGAAGCGCTGGAGAACCTGATGTTGCGTGAACCGAAGCCGGAGCAGTGGAGCCAATGGGAGCGGCGGAAGTAG
- a CDS encoding MerR family transcriptional regulator, translating to MRRRRAFYSIGEVCEMLDLKPHVLRYWETQFPELSPTKNRAGNRVYQARELELIALIRKLVYEERYTLEGARRRVEELKAEGTAQEQSSRALERTFLRTLRQEMQAIEALLDPAGVDRRPGRE from the coding sequence ATGCGACGCCGACGGGCGTTCTACTCGATTGGCGAGGTCTGCGAGATGCTCGACCTCAAGCCGCACGTGCTCCGCTACTGGGAGACCCAATTTCCGGAGCTCTCGCCCACCAAGAACCGGGCCGGCAACCGGGTCTACCAGGCCCGCGAGCTCGAGCTCATCGCCCTCATTCGGAAGCTGGTGTACGAGGAGCGGTACACGCTCGAGGGTGCCCGTCGCCGGGTGGAGGAGCTGAAGGCGGAGGGCACCGCGCAAGAGCAATCGAGCCGCGCGCTGGAGCGCACCTTCCTGCGCACCCTTCGGCAGGAAATGCAAGCGATCGAGGCGCTGCTCGACCCGGCCGGCGTTGACCGTCGACCGGGCCGGGAATAG
- the surE gene encoding 5'/3'-nucleotidase SurE, which translates to MLILCTNDDGYRALGLKVLAESAEELGEVTIVAPEREQSATSHSLTMHFPVRRHHISERMQSIEGTPTDCVALAVGMLLERRPDFVLSGVNHGPNMGEDVLYSGTVAGAMEATILGIPAMAISYVGREPEEIVAYGPLLRRLLRQIVKRDSFPPETLLNVNLPAVDPAEVKGVRVTRLGRRVYTDSITRAEDPSGREYFWIGGGGVEWTAEEGTDFHAVHEGYISVTPLHLDLTNYRLLSAVQDWGLQP; encoded by the coding sequence ATGCTGATCCTCTGCACCAACGACGATGGTTATCGAGCCCTGGGGCTGAAGGTGCTCGCCGAGTCGGCAGAGGAGCTGGGAGAGGTCACGATCGTGGCGCCGGAGCGCGAGCAGAGTGCGACCAGTCACTCGCTCACCATGCATTTCCCCGTCCGGCGCCATCACATCTCGGAGCGCATGCAATCGATCGAAGGGACCCCTACCGATTGCGTGGCGCTCGCCGTAGGGATGCTGCTGGAGCGCCGGCCGGACTTTGTTCTCTCCGGTGTGAACCATGGCCCGAACATGGGGGAGGACGTGTTGTATTCGGGCACGGTCGCCGGGGCGATGGAAGCGACCATCCTGGGCATTCCCGCGATGGCGATCTCCTACGTCGGGCGCGAGCCCGAGGAGATCGTCGCGTACGGGCCGCTGCTGCGGCGGCTGCTCCGGCAGATCGTGAAGCGCGACTCTTTTCCACCCGAGACTCTACTGAACGTGAATCTTCCCGCGGTGGATCCGGCGGAGGTGAAGGGGGTGCGGGTGACCCGACTGGGTCGACGGGTGTACACCGATTCGATCACGCGGGCGGAGGATCCGAGCGGCCGCGAGTACTTCTGGATCGGGGGCGGCGGCGTCGAGTGGACGGCTGAGGAGGGGACCGACTTCCACGCCGTGCACGAGGGATACATCTCGGTCACGCCACTGCACCTCGACCTGACGAACTACCGCCTGCTTTCCGCGGTGCAGGATTGGGGGCTGCAACCATGA
- a CDS encoding protein-L-isoaspartate(D-aspartate) O-methyltransferase yields MSDRYVAQRRLLIEKIREKGIRDLEVLRAFDVVPRHEFLPQAVWHRAYEDAPIPIGFGQTASQPSLQALYMQLLELKPTDRVLEIGTGSGFQTAVLAQLVAHVYSVERVRELAVRAREILERLRISNVALLVGDGTIGWRRFAPYDAILVAAGGPEVPEPLLDQLAVGGRMLIPVGSRETQRLMLVRRIPDDVIYEEVLDCKFVPLLGRFGWAEEGNGGGTGPGYSG; encoded by the coding sequence ATGAGCGACCGGTACGTAGCGCAGCGCCGCCTGCTCATCGAAAAAATCCGGGAGAAGGGGATTCGCGACCTGGAGGTCCTGCGCGCCTTCGACGTGGTACCGCGGCACGAATTCCTGCCGCAGGCGGTCTGGCACCGCGCCTACGAGGACGCCCCGATCCCGATCGGCTTCGGTCAGACCGCCTCGCAGCCCTCGCTGCAGGCGCTATACATGCAGCTCCTGGAGCTGAAGCCGACCGATCGCGTGCTCGAGATCGGCACAGGCTCAGGATTCCAGACCGCGGTGCTGGCGCAGCTCGTGGCGCACGTCTACTCCGTCGAGCGTGTGCGTGAGTTGGCGGTGCGCGCCCGGGAGATCCTGGAGCGGCTGAGGATCTCTAACGTGGCGCTGCTGGTGGGGGACGGGACGATCGGTTGGCGCCGTTTTGCGCCGTACGATGCGATTCTGGTGGCGGCGGGGGGCCCGGAGGTTCCGGAGCCACTGCTCGACCAGCTCGCCGTCGGGGGCCGCATGCTGATCCCGGTGGGTTCGCGCGAGACCCAGCGCCTGATGCTGGTGCGGCGCATCCCCGACGACGTGATCTACGAAGAGGTGCTGGACTGCAAGTTCGTGCCGCTGCTCGGCCGGTTTGGCTGGGCCGAAGAGGGAAATGGCGGCGGTACGGGCCCGGGTTACTCCGGGTGA